The following proteins are encoded in a genomic region of Trypanosoma brucei gambiense DAL972 chromosome 8, complete sequence:
- a CDS encoding calpain, putative — protein MYNKCTVTGEVTPFFPPKGRCFRIIDEEGRWFFYNDTMNYEMCVLAVFSPDSDVKHCGTTTIKSIRNGLTVISAFVYPLETLEFLSGSVELGAMYVYAQQLSKRYYSHLRVFSVDGKKEMETVMTLPWEEVDNEELLKLCSDSFMRYADVKFLPSTGMFSRLDIDGRFIQPVEVRRPSEFAQCDEENIDAVRGVVLSSCVEAGTLGDSWFVSALSLLATDEERVKAMFASTTPAEKQTGAYRVLLNKDGWWKNILVDDFLPTVGGVPCYARCIDDPGELWPSLLQKAYAKLYGSYASITGGDTLLALQNFTGAPVYRFDKAWRDAATDEEKKNALIQKIMGYVEAHNPVILSVPTGKEAKTAVANGLGEGYSYALLSVHNFPEENITLLKMFNPWEPAMPWSGQWREGSDKWTEHSEIQSSCEPCFEAHDGIFFIEWSEAVEVFNGCGVLYLDEKPVYDYRVAGEFDNEQPNLALMIRAKETVEVMLTLSQRDKRGLPIESPDAKLSPVLLCVSRAERKRQVVYQCTSSDPETPAQGFNFVVGRDLAMKCTFEAREAPYFVIPRIHRRGTCEGRRRGFVIGIRSSTPLDEKLEIHFTTLEPTCRVLHNCITFTANRMPGAVREWQIKTPDAEPATYRGWGLSPAEEFHEDDEGALTREYVVSQPEESPTPQSEAHVSEEEAKPEEECQQPSDEKPHELTEEPEAEAAAPEPMGEGDVVAEAQPELAVEELSEGDVEAREAPAPPEEPQVTAEPESPQQSAEPEPEAAPPAPTDDGSASESSDDGLGRFAADRIGAFALSDDSDTD, from the coding sequence ATGTACAACAAATGCACCGTTACCGGTGAGGTGACACCGTTTTTTCCACCGAAAGGTCGATGTTTCCGCATCATTGATGAGGAGGGTCGCTGGTTCTTCTACAACGACACCATGAACTATGAGATGTGCGTACTGGCCGTTTTTTCACCCGATTCGGATGTGAAGCACTGCgggacaacaacaataaaaagcaTAAGGAATGGATTAACTGTTATATCTGCTTTTGTATACCCACTAGAAACACTGGAGTTCCTTTCTGGTTCAGTGGAGTTGGGAGCcatgtatgtgtatgcgcAACAGCTTTCTAAGCGGTATTACAGCCATCTTCGTGTTTTCAGCGTGGATGGTAAGAAGGAGATGGAGACAGTTATGACGCTACCGTGGGAGGAAGTGGACAATGAAGAACTTCTAAAGCTATGCTCAGACTCTTTTATGCGTTACGCTGATGTGAAATTCCTTCCATCAACTGGTATGTTCTCACGCCTCGATATTGATGGTCGTTTCATTCAACCAGTGGAGGTGCGTCGTCCAAGCGAATTTGCTCAATGTGACGAGGAAAATATCGATGCTGTGCGCGGTGTCGTCCTTTCCTCCTGCGTGGAGGCGGGCACGCTTGGAGATTCGTGGTTCGTAAGTGCGCTTTCCCTGCTTGCCACCGATGAGGAACGCGTCAAGGCGATGTTTGCCTCCACCACACCTGCCGAGAAGCAAACGGGCGCCTACCGTGTCTTACTGAACAAAGACGGATGGTGGAAGAACATTCTGGTAGATGACTTTCTTCCAACAGTTGGTGGTGTGCCATGCTACGCACGGTGCATCGATGACCCCGGAGAGTTGTGGCCATCTTTGCTGCAAAAAGCTTACGCGAAATTGTATGGCTCTTATGCAAGCATCACAGGAGGCGACACACTCCTCGCCCTACAGAACTTTACTGGAGCGCCAGTGTACCGATTCGATAAAGCATGGCGTGACGCGGCGACAgatgaggagaaaaagaatgcacTCATTCAGAAGATTATGGGATACGTTGAAGCTCACAATCCCGTCATTTTGAGCGTTCCAACCGGAAAGGAGGCGAAAACCGCTGTTGCGAATGGTCTTGGAGAGGGTTACTCATACGCGCTACTGTCTGTCCACAACTTCCCTGAGGAGAACATTACGCTTCTGAAGATGTTCAACCCGTGGGAACCTGCGATGCCGTGGTCCGGTCAGTGGCGAGAAGGTAGCGACAAGTGGACCGAGCACAGCGAGATACAGTCGAGTTGCGAGCCGTGCTTCGAAGCGCATGACGGTATATTTTTCATCGAATGGTCAGAAGCTGTTGAGGTATTTAATGGTTGCGGAGTTCTGTACTTGGACGAGAAGCCGGTGTATGACTACCGTGTTGCTGGTGAATTTGACAATGAGCAGCCCAACCTTGCGCTTATGATTCGGGCAAAGGAAACCGTTGAAGTTATGTTGACTCTCTCGCAGAGGGATAAACGCGGTCTGCCTATAGAGTCGCCTGATGCAAAGCTGTCGCCTGTGTTACTGTGTGTTTCCCGCGCCGAGCGAAAAAGGCAAGTTGTGTATCAATGCACCAGCTCTGATCCCGAAACCCCTGCACAAGGCTTTAACTTTGTTGTGGGGCGAGACCTTGCAATGAAATGTACTTTTGAGGCCAGGGAAGCGCCATACTTTGTTATTCCTCGCATCCACCGCCGGGGAACATGCGAGGGACGCCGCAGGGGTTTTGTAATTGGCATTCGGTCCAGCACACCATTGGATGAAAAGCTTGAGATTCACTTCACCACACTTGAGCCTACGTGTCGTGTGTTGCATAACTGCATTACATTTACAGCTAACCGAATGCCTGGTGCTGTGCGTGAGTGGCAGATAAAGACGCCTGATGCAGAACCCGCAACATACAGGGGTTGGGGCCTCTCTCCAGCGGAGGAATTCCATGAAGACGATGAAGGTGCGCTGACAAGGGAATATGTTGTGTCGCAGCCTGAAGAATCCCCAACACCTCAAAGTGAAGCACATGTAAGCGAAGAGGAGGCAAAACCAGAGGAAGAATGTCAACAGCCTTCTGATGAGAAGCCGCACGAGTTGACGGAAGAACCCGAAGCAGAGGCCGCTGCACCTGAACCGATGGGAGAAGGAGATGTGGTGGCGGAAGCGCAACCGGAACTTGCCGTTGAGGAACTTTCGGAAGGGGATGTGGAGGCGAGAGAAGCGCCAGCACCACCGGAGGAGCCACAAGTAACCGCTGAGCCCGAGTCACCGCAGCAATCAGCGGAACCGGAACCGGAAGCTGCGCCTCCCGCCCCCACTGATGACGGTTCCGCTTCCGAAAGCTCCGATGATGGACTGGGAAGATTTGCAGCTGATCGTATCGGTGCATTTGCCTTATCGGATGATAGCGACACTGACTAG